A window from Aeromonas rivipollensis encodes these proteins:
- the apaG gene encoding Co2+/Mg2+ efflux protein ApaG: MASPRIVVRPHPSYVAGTEDPYHFLYLIEIENLGPGKVQLLHRRWLITDADGKMLEVEGPGVVGEQPFIAPGETFTYQSGVPLPTPFGVMEGSYTLQDESGQQFEAPIAPFTLAVPNIIN, encoded by the coding sequence ATGGCATCCCCCCGGATAGTGGTTCGCCCGCACCCCAGCTATGTGGCGGGCACCGAGGATCCTTACCATTTTCTCTATCTCATCGAGATAGAGAATCTGGGGCCGGGCAAGGTGCAGCTGCTGCATCGGCGCTGGCTCATCACGGATGCCGATGGCAAGATGCTGGAAGTGGAAGGTCCGGGGGTCGTGGGCGAGCAGCCCTTCATCGCCCCCGGCGAGACCTTCACCTATCAGAGTGGCGTTCCCCTCCCCACCCCCTTCGGCGTGATGGAAGGCAGTTACACCCTGCAAGACGAATCGGGGCAGCAGTTTGAGGCCCCCATAGCCCCTTTCACACTGGCCGTTCCCAACATTATCAACTGA